In one window of Prevotella fusca JCM 17724 DNA:
- the fldA gene encoding flavodoxin FldA encodes MKKTIVVYGSSTGTCESIANTIAEKLGVEAINVADFSAEVVAENDNLILGTSTWGAGELQDDWYDGINVLKGADLTGKTVALFGCGDAESYSDTFCGAMKEIYDAAQGANILPGVSTDGYTFDDSEAVVDGAFVGLALDEVNEDDQTEARIDAWLEAIKPSL; translated from the coding sequence ATGAAGAAGACAATTGTTGTTTACGGTTCATCAACCGGTACATGCGAAAGCATTGCAAATACCATCGCTGAGAAACTCGGCGTTGAAGCTATTAACGTGGCAGACTTCTCTGCAGAAGTAGTGGCAGAGAATGACAACCTGATTCTCGGCACTTCTACCTGGGGTGCAGGCGAACTGCAGGACGATTGGTATGATGGTATTAACGTACTGAAAGGTGCTGACCTCACCGGCAAGACCGTAGCACTCTTTGGCTGTGGTGATGCTGAAAGCTATTCTGATACATTCTGTGGTGCCATGAAGGAAATCTATGATGCAGCACAGGGCGCAAATATCCTCCCAGGCGTATCAACAGACGGCTACACATTCGATGACAGCGAGGCTGTTGTTGACGGTGCGTTCGTAGGTCTTGCTTTGGACGAGGTAAACGAAGACGACCAGACAGAGGCTCGCATTGACGCATGGCTGGAAGCTATCAAGCCATCATTGTAA